The Triplophysa rosa linkage group LG15, Trosa_1v2, whole genome shotgun sequence genomic sequence AAACGCACACAGCCGCAGAGAGGGAGGGGCTAGAAACAGATGAgaggagaaagagagcgagagagaggcgAGGTCAAGTAGGTTGAAAGCGATGTGAAAGTAAGGAGAGCGCTGAAAGACAACATCAGGAGGGTGGGATATCGGTGTGTGCgcatatatacagtaaagcAGAGCGACGACTCAACAGAAGGAAGAGATTTATAAAGTGATTTGAATGAAAATGAATCTCACAGTGATTCTTGCGGCTGTGGTGGGATTCAGCGCTCTGTCCTCGTGTAAATCTGCTGACAATGACACAGAACTGCTCATCACAACACCTGATCTCTCGCAGGTAAACACTTTGCATTTCTCGCATGAAAAATGACGTTTTATGAAGTTGGCAcattgtacatttatatatgaatacaattaatGATTGATTTACATGAAACCATATCTTTGTAGGGTATTGCATGCTATAACTTTTTGGATACTCGTATGATggtaataataaatgatatatttcaAAGTACTATGAAGTACATTTGACTTCAGAACAGGGTCTTCAGCCTTATATATTGTATCAACTGAAGTGCTGCATTTGACAGTATAACATTAATGATTATTTATGCGTTTTACAGAATTGTATCATTAATTGTAAAAATTCTGCAAAACTTTAGATTAGGGTCCAAGTGGAGAatgaaaactaaactaaaagtgtgaccaaaattacattttaaagggatagtttacccgaaaatcttctgctgaacacaaaagaagatattttgaagaatgttggtaactaaacagcaTTGGCACAAAACCacaattctcaaaatatcgtatttagtcttccacagaagaaagagtcatatacaggtttgcagctacatgagggggaataaataatgacaaacttttatttgtgggtaaactgtccctttaagttgtgGGAGGCTGGTAAACAGAACATTTACACTTTAAAGTCAAGTTACTATTGTAATCTAATTTAACTCATTTCTCCTAGACACTTTATAAAGTGTAAGCACTGGGAGTCCATTAAGTAAAGTAGTCATTGATTTTTGGTtgctaaaacacatcacattacTTCAGGTTATTGCCTGTGACTTCaagtgtgattgtgtgtgtgttttctgctgTATCAGCTCAGGGTGAGtatggttttgtttgttgttaaatTCTACAGGCCCGAGAGTTCAATGAGGAGACTTTGATAGGTCGAGGAGATACTCCAGACATCATAGAACCTGAACCCACCACTGCCGTCTCAGACACTGAGAGCACCTACAACTACATCTGTGAGTTCTTCCATCGCCaccactccagttttgccttttCTATATGTATTACAACCATTTCAGATGAGTGTCTGTaaaattccaacaaaagcaaacaaaagttacaattttctgcaaataaatgcaaatgaactatttttatttggaatctgagagaaatgttgtcagtagttcatagaatgaaacaaaataatacaataataatttgacttaaagccacaatatggaatatttggaccgctagatggtgcactttcgaaacaacaacaaaaggcaaagctaaatgacgttacgtaggagagtggaattatgggacatgtcgttttaaccatccagaggcgtatggagatcgcccatcatgttcacggacgaggtaatgaatgaattttattttgtcatcgtaatgaattagcttgcaagaaacgtggaatgtaatgctacgttagcccgcgactgatattggactttgttaACGttaattgatttggtagcgtaatgctacacagttttacgtgtttaaaacagttgtcgtttaaaaagtaaatttgaacgaacccacagtatttacaagtaacgttactggctacatatttttgtgcgacatatactgtatttcatagggtgcatgagtatttcgtgtcgatatgcgacaaatacaagggagacaaaattattttaaataggaatttctctggatttgcacattcttgggaacatttgggataatgtaagtacacaaccgCATGAAATACATCACACTGtgaaagtgatttttggatatttcataacaaaatgattccatattgtggctttaaacacatataatacaaaaagtagcctaattttaaaaaatctgaaagTAACTGAGGagtttcttaattttttctgcgtcTGTATGCAAGTAAtctaaataatgaataataatctCAAGAACACCTTCTGTTTGAACTTGCACAAATGAATGTTGTATGCATGACCTGACAAGAAACCAAGTGAGACTAGTAATATTTTTATAGTCTAGGCATGTGAATTGCAATCTTAAGCATGTTTCCTGCCTAAAAAAACTGTGAAAACCAGTCTGGACCGGTTGTCTAGTCCAAGCTGGCCCTCCAGGTTGTCCAACTGGAGATGGTTTTCTAGGAAATCAGCTAAGACCAGCAAACCACCTTATGCTTTTTGTAGTACTTTCTACATGAAGGCACTCTTAGAATCCATACACTGTATCATCAACCACCTTGTCTCCAAAAACTTCCCCACTGAGTCTTTTCATTCTGAGGAATGCGGCAGCGTCGCAGGCTAATGAAAGACTCGATtcactttgtctgtttttgtagTGTCTAGACTGGCAGCGATGGATCAGGCCATCCACAGGCTTAATGTTGGACACTACACGTTAGACGTTAAAATGTCACAATTGATAGAGAGAATGTCACGCCTTGACAACAGACTGGGCGACACGGAGGATGCCATACAACAGGTCTCATCCTACTGCAAAGACAATCGCAAAGAGATCGGACGACTAGAGGGTTAGTGTGCTCTGCACTCAACAACACTCAAAGAGCAAGTCTTCATTTACACTATAGATTAAAATATAGATTCCACAACGGTTCATAGTGGGGGTTCTATAAAGAAACTTTAACATCGACGGACCCTTTCT encodes the following:
- the clec11a gene encoding C-type lectin domain family 11 member A; the protein is MKMNLTVILAAVVGFSALSSCKSADNDTELLITTPDLSQAREFNEETLIGRGDTPDIIEPEPTTAVSDTESTYNYILSRLAAMDQAIHRLNVGHYTLDVKMSQLIERMSRLDNRLGDTEDAIQQVSSYCKDNRKEIGRLEGCQKGRKIGYKCVLVYRMHETYAEASQKCQERGGRMAMPRDRREQEALAEYVKSVIHGNWPVWLGINDQRSEGLYLFEDTTRVTYFQWRKHFLSSQPDGGKRENCVSMSSDDGDWWDTYCDRRMFYLCEFDV